TTTGGGACAGTGCCTCGGGCTTCAGCAGGTCCGGGGCGCTGGCCGCAGGGGCGTGGCaggggggcagggcccaggggagaGGTGACTTTCCTCCTTTCTGGGGGTCTGAAGCTGAGGCACTTGTCTTCCAGCATGTGCACCAAGTCCTCGAAGGTCATCTGCCAGCCTGAGGAAGGTAAGCTGCCCTCTGCAGCTGCCCCCGAGGAAGCaggccaggccccacccagaagaTCCCGTGGCTGCACTGTCCCTGGACCCTGGGCActcagtctcctcctccaccccgtGGACCCCGGGGGCCCTTCCTGGCTCAGAGCTGCCTGCTGGGCAGCAGCCCCTTGGGGCTCACATCCTGATGCTCCCTGTGTCAAATGCCCTCCTGTGACCCAGCTTCTCCATCCTGATGGGGGCCCTTNNNNNNNNNNNNNNNNNNNNNNNNNNNNNNNNNNNNNNNNNNNNNNNNNNNNNNNNNNNNNNNNNNNNNNNNNNNNNNNNNNNNNNNNNNNNNNNNNNNNCTGTCACTTTGGCCATGTGGCAGTGTGCAGGGCCCAGCTGGGGGGATCCAGTTTCTTGCCCTTCCAGTCCCTGGCCTTTCTATAGGGACATCCTGCAGAGAAGGACCTGCTAGAGTAGGGCCCAAGGGTGGGGTCTGGTGGTCAGGGTGTCCTCCACTGTGGTCCACGCCCCGTGCCCTCTGCCCACCAGGCTGCTACCCCTGGTGCCCCGAGGAGAGGCCCATCTATGACGAGGATCTGAAGAAGTGCGTCACAGGAGACAAATGTGGCTGCTATATCGAGGACACCCGCTACCGACCTGGAGTGTCTGTTCCCACGGACGACATCTGCCAGTCTTGGTACCTAGGCTTATATCTTAGGGAACGTGTGGGAGGtcagcacacacacaggcacacacacatgtgctcacACGCATGCGCCTGTGACACGGCCACACATGCACAGGTGCATATGCACCCACGAGCATTCACATCCATGCACCCATGCACAGGCACAGAAAGTGTTCACGTACACAGAAGTGGACACAACACACATACTCTCACACATGCACAGGTGCGCAAGCACACCCCTGGGTGCACCTGCACATGGATGCACACGCACAAGCTGGCATACAGGAGCCAGGGCACTGGGACCAGCCCCCTTCCCGGGGAGAGCCAggccttccttctctgcctcccttctgTGTCCAGTTTTTGCCTACCTTGCCTTGTCCCCACTCTGTACAGTTAGAATGGGCAGCTCCTCTGGGGTGGGTCTTTGGGACAGTGCCTCGGGCTTCAGCAGGTCCGGGGCGCTGGCCGCAGGGGCGTGGCaggggggcagggcccaggggagaGGTGACTTTCCTCCTTTCTGGGGGTCTGAAGCTGAGGCACTTGTCTTCCAGCATGTGCACCAAGTCCTCGAAGGTCATCTGCCAGCCTGAGGAAGGTAAGCTGCCCTCTGCAGCTGCCCCCGAGGAAGCaggccaggccccacccagaagaTCCCGTGGCTGCACTGTCCCTGGACCCTGGGCActcagtctcctcctccaccccgtGGACCCCAGGGGCCCTTCCCCGCTCAGAGCTGCCTGCTGGGCAGCAGCCCCTTGGGGCTCACATCCTGATGCTCCCTGTGTCAAATGCCCTCCTGTGACCCAGCTTCTCCATCCTGATGGGGGCCCTTAGGGTTCTGGGGAGGTGTCCCGATGGGGCATTGGTTTGCCGCTTGCCGGAGACCGGGGACaggcctcctttctcttcttgggACAAGCTGGGGGGTTCTTGTGAGTCTTGCTCCCAAAGTGTTGACATCAGCCTCGCTCCCGACCCCCAGGAAAGATTCTCAACTACACCCAGGACGGCTTCTTCTGCTACTGGGAGCTATGTGGCCCCAATGGGACAGTGGTACAGCACTTCAACATCTGTGGGTCCACCCCGCCACCTTCAACCTCCTCCAGACCCACCATCACGACCCCTGTCccctccaccactgccaccaccacgaccaccatcatcatcaccgcCACCCCAGGGACAAcaacccctgcccccagcaccaTGACCACTGTGACCACCACCCCCACCATGACCACCACAACCACCATGACCACCACTCCTGCCATGACCACtgcaacccccacccccaccaggacCACGGGATCAACCACCCCTACCATGACCACAGtgaccaccacccccaccaccactccCATGCTAGAGACCCCAACACCAACTCCCAGCACCACCGTCACAGAGACCAGAACCCCCACCATGACCACAGCAACCACCACCCCAGGGACAACAACCCCGACCCTCAACAACATGACCACAGAGACCACAATTCCCACCAGAGCCACAGTGACCACAAAACACACCACGAGCCCCACCATGGAGACTCCCACCACGACagccaccaccatcacctccacaGAGTCTTCCACCTCTACTCCCACCACTACGCCTATTACGTCCATGGCCGTTACCACTACTGCGTGTGTGGCTGACTGTGAATGGACTGGCTGGCTGGATTCTGGTAAACCAACCTTTACGAAACCAGGTGGAGACATTGAACCCATTGGAGATGTCTGTGGAAGAGGCTGGGCAGCCGACATCTCCTGCAGAGCTACTAAGTTTCCAAATGTTCCCATCAAACAGCTTGGACAAACGCTGGTGTGCGACACTTCAATTGGACTGGTGTGCAAAAATGAAGACCATAAGCCAGGAGGAGTCATCTCCATGCCTTACTGCCTCAACTATGAGATCAACGTCTACTGCTGTGGGTACTGTGTCTCCACATCTACCCCCAGCACCACAGAGACCTCAACCCCAACccccaccatcactaccaccaccaccacagagaCCTCAACGGCAAcccccaccactaccaccaccaccagcacagAGACCTCAACTCCGAtacccaccatcaccaccacagaGACCACAACCCCGACCCCCACCATTActaccaccaccgccaccacagAGATCACAACCCCAACCCGCACCACCACCAACACCATGACTACAGAGACCCCAACACCATCACCCACCACCCCAAAGACTATGACCCCCAACCCCTCAACCACCACAGAGACCACAACTTTGACCCctactatcaccaccaccatcaccaccacagagaccacaaccaccaccacaaagaCCCCAACCCCAATGCCAACCCCCACccgcaccaccaccaccaccaccaccaccacagagaCCTCAATGGCAACCCCcaccattaccaccaccaccagcacagAGACCTCAACTCCGACACCCACTATCACCACCACAGAGACCACAACCCCAACCCCcaccattaccaccaccaccatcaccacagaGATCACAACTCTGACCCCCACCATCACCAACACCATGACCACAGAGACCACAatgcccaccatcaccaccaccgaGATCCCTACACCAATCCACACCACCCAAAAGACTACGACTCccaaccccaccaccaccacagagaCCACAACCCCTACTAGtacccccatccccaccaccaaTGAGATCCCAACCTCAACCCCTACCATAACCACCACAGAGACCCCGACCCCAACCCNNNNNNNNNNNNNNNNNNNNNNNNNNNNNNNNNNNNNNNNNNNNNNNNNNNNNNNNNNNNNNNNNNNNNNNNNNNNNNNNNNNNNNNNNNNNNNNNNNNNTTCCAGTCCCTGGCCTTTCTATAGGGACATCCTGCAGAGAAGGACCTGCTAGAGTAGGGCCCAAGGGTGGGGTCTGGTGGTCAGGGTGTCCTCCACTGTGGTCCACGCCCCGTGCCCTCTGCCCACCAGGCTGCTACCCCTGGTGCCCCGAGGAGAGGCCCATCTATGACGAGGATCTGAAGAAGTGCGTCACAGGAGACAAATGTGGCTGCTATATCGAGGACACCCGCTACCGACCTGGAGTGTCTGTTCCCACGGACGACATCTGCCAGTCTTGTTACCTAGGCTTTTATCGTAGGGAACGTGTGGGAGGtcagcacacacacaggcacacacacatgtgctcacACGCATGCGCCTGTGACACGGCCACACATGCACAGGTGCATATGCACCCACGAGCATTCACATCCATGCACCCATGCACAGGCACAGAAAGTGTTCACGTACACAGAAGTGGACACAACACACATACTCTCACACATGCACAGGTGCACAAGCACACCCCTGGGTGCACCTGCACATGGATGCACACGCACAAGCTGGCATACAGGAGCCAGGGCACTGGGACCAGCCCCCTTCCCGGGGAGAGCCAggccttccttctctgcctcccttctgTGTCCATTTTTGCCTACCTTGCCTTGTCCCCACTCTGTACAGTTAGAATGGGCAGCTCCTCTGGGGTGGGTCTTTGGGACAGTGCCTCGGGCTTCAGCAGGTCCGGGGGGCTGGCCGCAGGGGCGTGGCaggggggcagggcccaggggagaGGTGACTTTCCTCCTTTCTGGGGGTCTGAAGCTGAGGCACTTGTCTTCCAGCATGTGCACCAAGTCCTCGAAGGTCATCTGCCAGCCTGAGGAAGGTAAGCTGCCCTCTGTGGCTGCCCCCGAGGAAGCaggccaggccccacccagaagaTCCCGTGGCTGCACTGTCCCTGGACCCTGGGCActcagtctcctcctccaccccgtGGACCCCAGGGGCCCTTCCTGGCTCAGAGCTGCCTGCTGGGCAGCAGCCCCTTGGGGCTCACATCCTGATGCTCCCTGTGTCAAATGCCCTCCTGTGACCCAGCTTCTCCATCCTGATGGGGGCCCTTAGGGTTCTGGGGAGGTGTCCCGATGGGGCATTGGTTTGCCGCTTGCCGGAGACCGGGGACaggcctcctttctcttcttgggACAAGCTGGGGGGTTCTTGTGAGTCTTGCTCCCAAAGTGTTGACATCAGCCTCGCTCCCGACCCCCAGGAAAGATTCTCAACTACACCCAGGACGGCTTCTTCTGCTACTGGGAGCTATGTGGCCCCAATGGGACAGTGGTACAGCACTTCAACATCTGTGGGTCCACCCCGCCACCTTCAACCTCCTCCAGACCCACCATCACGACCCCTGTCccctccaccactgccaccaccacgaccaccatcatcatcaccgcCACCCCNNNNNNNNNNNNNNNNNNNNNNNNNNNNNNNNNNNNNNNNNNNNNNNNNNNNNNNNNNNNNNNNNNNNNNNNNNNNNNNNNNNNNNNNNNNNNNNNNNNNGTGGCCCCAATGGGACAGTGGTACAGCACTTCAACATCTGTGGGTCCACCCCGCCACCTTCAACCTCCTCCAGACCCACCATCACGACCCCTGTCccccccaccactgccaccaccacgaccaccatcatcatcaccgcCACCCCAGGGACAAcaacccctgcccccagcaccaTGACCACTGTGACCACCACCCCCACCATGACCACCACAACCACCATGACCACCACTCCTGCCATGACCACtgcaacccccacccccaccaggacCACGGGATCAACCACCCCTACCATGACCACAGtgaccaccacccccaccaccactccCATGCTAGAGACCCCAACACCAACTCCCAGCACCACCATCACAGAGACCAGAAACCCCACCATGACCACAGCAACCACCACCCCAGGGACAACAACCCCGACCCTCAACAACATGACCACAGAGACCACAAAACACACCACGAGCCCCACCATGGAGACTCCCACCACGACagccaccaccatcacctccacaGAGTCTTCCACCTCTACTCCCACCACTACGCCTATTACGTCCATGGCCGTTACCACTACTACGTGTGTGGCTGACTGTGAATGGACTGGCTGGCTGGATTCTGGTAAACCAACCTTTACGAAACCAGGTGGAGACATTGAACCCATTGGAGATGTCTGTGGAAGAGGCTGGGCAGCCGACATCTCCTGCAGAGCTACTAAGTTTCCAAATGTTCCCATCGAACAGCTTGGACAAACGATGGTGTGCGACACTTCAATTGGACTGGTGTGCAAAAATGAAGACCATAAGCCAGGAGGAGTCATCCCCATGCCTTACTGCCTCAACTATGAGATCAACGTCTACTGCTGTGGGTACTGTGTCTCCACATCTACCCCCAGCACCACAGAGACCTCAACCCCAACccccaccatcactaccaccaccaccacagagaCCTCAACGGCAAcccccaccactaccaccaccaccagcacagAGACCTCAACTCCGAtacccaccatcaccaccacagaGACCACAACCCCGACCCCCACCattactaccaccaccaccaccacagagaTCACAACCCCAACCCGCACCACCACCAACACCATGACCACAGAGACCCCAACACCATCACCCACCACCCCAAAGACTACGNNNNNNNNNNNNNNNNNNNNNNNNNNNNNNNNNNNNNNNNNNNNNNNNNNNNNNNNNNNNNNNNNNNNNNNNNNNNNNNNNNNNNNNNNNNNNNNNNNNNTGGTGTGCGACACTTCAATTGGACTGGTGTGCAAAAATGAAGACCATAAGCCAGGAGGAGTCATCCCCATGCCTTACCGCCTCAACTATGAGATCAACGTCTACTGCTGTGGGTACTGTGTCTCCACATCTACCCCCAGCACCACAGAGACCTCAACCCCAACccccaccatcactaccaccaccaccacagagaCCTCAACGGCAAcccccaccactaccaccaccaccagcacagAGACCTCAACTCCGACACCCACTATCACCACCACAGAGACCACAACCCCGACCCCCACcattaccaccatcaccacagaGATCACACCTCTGACATCCACCATCACCAACACCATGACCACAGAGACCACAatgcccaccatcaccaccaccgaGATCCCTACACCAATCCACACCACCCCAAAGACTACGACTCCCAACCCCCCCACCACTACAGAGACCACAACCTGTACTAGtacccccatccccaccaccaaTGAGATCCCAACCTCAACCCCTACCATAACCACCACAGAGACCCCGACCCCAATCCGCACCACCACAGAGACCACAACAACCACCACTACTACCACCACTGAGACCCCAACCTCAACACCCAGCATCCTCGCTACCAGCACGGAGACCCCTACACCTACAGGCACAGTACCCC
This genomic interval from Equus quagga isolate Etosha38 unplaced genomic scaffold, UCLA_HA_Equagga_1.0 HiC_scaffold_5205_RagTag, whole genome shotgun sequence contains the following:
- the LOC124232380 gene encoding mucin-2-like, whose amino-acid sequence is YYNPPHECEWHYEPCGHRSFETCRTINGIHSSISMSYLEGCYPWCPEERPIYDEDLKKCVTGDKCGCYIEDTRYRPGVSVPTDDICQSCMCTKSSKVICQPEEGKILNYTQDGFFCYWELCGPNGTVVQHFNICGSTPPPSTSSRPTITTPVPSTTATTTTTIIITATPGTTTPAPSTMTTSSTSTPTTTPITSMAVTTTACVADCEWTGWLDSGKPTFTKPGGDIEPIGDVCGRGWAADISCRATKFPNVPIKQLGQTLVCDTSIGLVCKNEDHKPGGVISMPYCLNYEINVYCCGYCVSTSTPSTTETSTPTPTITTTTTTETSTATPTTTTTTSTETSTPIPTITTTETTTPTPTITTTTATTEITTPTQTTTTTTKTPTPMPTPTRTTTTTTTTTETSMATPTITTTTSTETSTPTPTITTTETTTPTPTITTTTITTEITTLTPTITNTMTTETTMPTITTTEIPTPIHTTQKTTTPNPTTTTETTTPTSCYPWCPEERPIYDEDLKKCVTGDKCGCYIEDTRYRPGVSVPTDDICQSCYLGFYRRERVGGKILNYTQDGFFCYWELCGPNGTVVQHFNILVQHFNICGSTPPPSTSSRPTITTPVPPTTATTTTTIIITATPGTTTPAPSTMTTVTTTPTMTTTTTMTTTPAMTTATPTPTRTTGSTTPTMTTVTTTPTTTPMLETPTPTPSTTITETRNPTMTTATTTPGTTTPTLNNMTTETTKHTTSPTMETPTTTATTITSTESSTSTPTTTPITSMAVTTTTCVADCEWTGWLDSGKPTFTKPGGDIEPIGDVCGRGWAADISCRATKFPNVPIEQLGQTMVCDTSIGLVCKNEDHKPGGVIPMPYCLNYEINVYCCGYCVSTSTPSTTETSTPTPTITTTTTTETSTATPTTTTTTSTETSTPIPTITTTETTTPTPTITTTTTTTEITTPTRTTTNTMTTETPTPSPTTPKTTTPSTTETSTPTPTITTTTTTETSTATPTTTTTTSTETSTPTPTITTTETTTPTPTITTITTEITPLTSTITNTMTTETTMPTITTTEIPTPIHTTPKTTTPNPPTTTETTTCTSTPIPTTNEIPTSTPTITTTETPTPIRTTTETTTTTTTTTTETPTSTPSILATSTETPTPTGTVPPSGRALLLPRGRRSSPVGFPIAHTVHVALLTLTESQGSGRTQTSGPTSSKTTPTSGTTTGPSSPTPGHPSTSTPVTVSTTTTGKPTLTSTMPHTTSTLTTSVPTPTPTPLSTPSTKITTGSVASSTLLVCCVLNDMYYGPGEVVYNGRHGDTCYFVNCSLDCSLQFFNWSCPSTPSPTPSTPTPTPTLSTTSSTPATTKPSGCPDFDPPRKENETWWICDCIMATCKQNNTVEIVHVECEPPPMPTCSNNLTPVRVLDPDGCCWHWECD